Proteins encoded within one genomic window of Marasmius oreades isolate 03SP1 chromosome 6, whole genome shotgun sequence:
- a CDS encoding uncharacterized protein (CAZy:CBM13) has translation MRSTLLVLSSIAVVTSAYQLQSNLGKFYAAGKQGCICASDNADGAPVVAHDCNTEDVSKHSWELTLTASENEERGPQQLKVFGNKCLDVKDGVNQDGTKLQIWTCSDKNPNQQWIPVDGVLFNDFTFQWAGTNKCIDLTDGNINDGNQIQIWTCDINQENENQKFGGHKVPNTESYDSILLGGPRDIKGNPSICLVAPNNTDGAPVSIVACDKLAETFPNGNQTWVVPVRPMSGTIKTFGGTKCLDVRDGNDANGNPLQIWTCVEGSTNQQWMFDSAADTCTISWLGKSKCISIPNGNMTAGNSLQISDCDSTNVYQQWFLHQDRTDLDE, from the exons CTTTCTTCCATTGCAGTCGTAACCAGCGCATATCAACTTCAAAGCAATCTTGGAAAAT TTTACGCCGCCGGAAAACAAGGCTGCATTTGCGCTTCTGATAATGCAGATGGTGCTCCCGTCGTGGCCCATGACTGCAATACTGAAGATGTCTCAAAACACTCTTGGGAGCTCACTCTCACCGCCAGCGAAAACGAGGAGCGGGGACCTCAACAGCTTAAAGTCTTTGGAAACAAG TGTCTCGATGTCAAAGACGGTGTAAACCAAGACGGTACCAAGCTTCAGATCTGGACTTGTTCAGACAAGAACCCCAACCAACAGTGGATCCCAGTCGACGGAGTCCTGTTTAACGATTTCACTTTCCAGTGGGCCGGTACAAACAAATGTATTGACCTGACGGATGGAAATATCAACGATGGGAATCAAATCCAGATATGGACTTGCGATATCAATCAGGAAAACGAGAATCAAAAGTTCGGTGGTCACAAGGTTCCCAATACAGAAAGCTACGATTCTATCCTTCTCGGTGGTCCTCGGGATA TTAAAGGAAACCCCAGTATCTGTTTGGTGGCACCCAACAACACCGACGGCGCACCGGTGTCTATCGTCGCGTGCGATAAACTCGCCGAAACTTTCCCCAACGGTAACCAAACCTGGGTTGTTCCTGTTAGACCAATGTCCGGTACTATCAAAACCTTCGGAGGAACCAAGTGTCTTGACGTCCGAGATGGAAACGATGCTAACGGGAATCCACTCCAGATTTGGACTTGTGTTGAGGGAAGCACGAATCAACAGTGGATGTTTGACTCTGCTGCTGATACGTGTACGATTTCATGGCTTGGGAAGAGCAAGTGTATTTCGATTCCCAACGGCAATATGACGGCTGGAAATTCG CTTCAAATCTCCGACTGCGATTCCACGAATGTCTATCAACAATGGTTCCTCCATCAGGATCGTACTGATTTGGATGAGTAG